A genomic stretch from Telopea speciosissima isolate NSW1024214 ecotype Mountain lineage chromosome 7, Tspe_v1, whole genome shotgun sequence includes:
- the LOC122668098 gene encoding uncharacterized protein LOC122668098 → MACLALSLQPANGSDILLQTREWFPPARALYALNAFRQTRIAFASGKHNSAEDGDSSLGDDPLAASSGQLIVGVESKYRVVYRLVNGIYVLGITTVDRDDCVNNVFECIGIVNQAVSVIVAACRGVDVTPEKLHRKYAEIYMALDIVLRGVSSIRLAAMLASMHGESIAKMVHSAIDAENKIRGADSWVSIEGLSIEHQANVEVFSNQMFELPPETLAAGDEVAVTLAPTGPALADQQDEQQQKEESPTEKDPFAASDALNKPEELVGGFKKNKDPSANDLTTALAGLEVTNLPPAVATQPTKISVAGFEGDYGGIEYSNEEASLREAFEGFDAAFGGGLDPSEFVGTEKVAKPLGLGLGGLEALQTGQSDTAAAAAAGTGTPLENLVTRKEMKGPEMFISEEISAEFRESLLARVGLMGVVHLRTLPPKTSGDKETEFSFRLEGTAGIKRIVMQSSSVSSLGNGMFHLRTASSEEPIPILKYSLLPRLTPLPLRVRLIQRHTGTLLSVMIQYASNPDLPAPLNDVTFVLKLPVEPTLLNASPRAVLNRSERELRWHVDEIPLKGPGQLRARMPVDSDELAGEEIEVIGLVKFSVLGSRTLSGVTLRPATEGKTDFYEINHTYSSGVYMCN, encoded by the coding sequence ATGGCTTGTTTGGCTCTCTCGCTTCAACCAGCCAACGGATCTGATATCCTTCTCCAGACTCGCGAATGGTTCCCACCCGCGAGAGCTCTCTACGCTCTCAATGCTTTTCGCCAGACTCGAATCGCTTTTGCGAGCGGAAAGCACAACTCGGCCGAAGATGGCGATTCCTCTCTGGGTGATGATCCACTCGCTGCATCGAGTGGGCAATTGATTGTCGGTGTTGAGAGCAAGTATCGTGTCGTTTATCGGCTCGTTAATGGGATCTATGTTTTGGGGATCACTACAGTTGACAGAGATGATTGTGTGAACAATGTGTTTGAATGTATTGGGATTGTTAATCAGGCGGTGAGCGTCATTGTCGCCGCCTGTCGTGGTGTCGATGTAACGCCGGAGAAGCTCCATAGGAAGTACGCGGAGATATACATGGCTTTGGATATTGTTCTGAGAGGTGTGAGTAGCATTAGGCTTGCAGCAATGCTTGCATCAATGCATGGTGAGAGCATTGCCAAGATGGTCCATTCTGCGATTGATGCCGAGAACAAGATCAGAGGAGCTGATAGTTGGGTTAGTATTGAAGGTCTCTCCATTGAGCACCAGGCCAATGTAGAGGTCTTCTCTAATCAGATGTTTGAGCTGCCTCCAGAGACATTGGCAGCTGGTGATGAAGTTGCTGTTACCCTTGCCCCGACAGGGCCGGCCTTGGCTGATCAACAGGATGAGCAGCAACAAAAAGAGGAATCTCCGACAGAGAAGGATCCTTTTGCTGCCAGTGATGCTCTTAATAAGCCGGAGGAGCTTGTGGGTGGGTTCAAGAAGAACAAGGATCCATCTGCAAACGATCTGACAACAGCTCTAGCTGGGCTTGAAGTCACAAATCTGCCACCAGCTGTAGCCACACAACCAACTAAAATTAGTGTAGCAGGGTTTGAAGGGGACTATGGTGGCATAGAGTATAGTAATGAGGAGGCGAGTTTACGCGAAGCTTTTGAAGGCTTTGATGCTGCCTTTGGTGGAGGTTTGGATCCATCGGAGTTTGTGGGGACAGAAAAGGTTGCGAAGCcactgggactgggactgggtGGCCTGGAAGCACTACAAACAGGGCAGAGTGATACTGCAGCAGCAGCTGCAGCTGGAACCGGCACTCCTCTTGAAAATTTGGTGActagaaaagaaatgaagggTCCTGAGATGTTTATTTCTGAAGAGATCAGTGCAGAGTTCAGGGAATCACTGCTTGCTAGGGTGGGCTTAATGGGTGTGGTGCATTTAAGAACATTGCCTCCTAAAACTTCAGGTGATAAGGAAACTGAGTTTTCCTTCCGGCTTGAGGGAACGGCTGGAATTAAGAGAATCGTGATGCAAAGTTCTAGTGTCAGCAGCCTGGGCAATGGGATGTTTCATCTGAGGACAGCGTCTTCTGAGGAGCCAATACCAATCTTGAAGTATAGTTTGCTGCCTCGTCTAACTCCATTGCCTCTAAGGGTTCGTCTTATCCAGCGTCATACTGGGACTTTACTTTCTGTGATGATACAGTATGCTTCCAATCCGGACTTGCCTGCACCCTTAAATGATGTAACTTTTGTTCTGAAACTACCAGTGGAGCCGACTTTGTTGAATGCGTCTCCTAGAGCTGTTTTGAATAGATCTGAAAGAGAACTTAGATGGCATGTTGATGAAATTCCTCTTAAGGGTCCTGGTCAGTTGAGGGCACGGATGCCTGTTGATTCTGATGAGCTTGCTGGAGAAGAAATTGAAGTTATAGGACTGGTGAAATTTTCTGTACTAGGAAGTAGAACATTGTCTGGGGTAACACTACGGCCGGCTACTGAGGGTAAGACAGACTTCTATGAGATTAATCACACATATAGTAGTGGAGTTTACATGTGTAATTGA
- the LOC122668236 gene encoding uncharacterized protein LOC122668236: MRSKAQHVYNPTLDLFLSKETQFGDKSTSLLDTAAKIWKTANDTYSQIGNTAQCYELRQMIHVTKQQELSLSQYYSKLRGMWQQLDFYGPFTAICDVDATAFKKWEEGLRVCDFLVCLNMEYDQIRATVLNRDPFTTLEQAYPMVQSEESRRTSMVHPVTQERSALLTSSYQTSYGVPPRTTSNRSTVDRSPVKCDFCDKEQHTREKCWKLHGRPQ; this comes from the coding sequence ATGAGATCAAAGgctcaacatgtatataacccaaccctagacttatttctaagcAAAGaaacccagtttggtgataaatctacaTCACTTCTCGACACTGCTGCCAAGATTTGGAAGACGGCCAATGACACTTACTCTCAGATTGGTAATACTGCCCAGTGTTATGAGCTCCGTCAGATGATACATGTCACAAAGCAGCAAGAATTATCCCTCTCTCAATATTATTCTAAACTGCGTGGCATGTGGCAACAACTGGATTTTTATGGGCCTTTTACCGCTATTTGTGATGTTGATGCTACTGCCTTCAAGAAGTGGGAAGAAGGTCTCCGAGTATGTGATTTCCTTGTTTGCCTAaatatggagtatgatcagattcgcgCTACTGTCTTGAATCGTGATCCCTTCACTACTCTTGAACAGGCATATCCTATGGTGCAATCAGAGGAAAGTCGTCGCACTTCTATGGTTCATCCAGTTACCCAGGAGCGATCTGCCCTTCTCACCAGCTCATATCAGACATCTTATGGGGTTCCTCCTCGTACTACAAGCAACCGTTCTACTGTAGATCGCTCACCGGTGAAGTGTGATTTTTGTGACAAGGAACAACACACTCGAGAaaaatgttggaagcttcatgggcgCCCCCAATGA